In Macrotis lagotis isolate mMagLag1 chromosome 8, bilby.v1.9.chrom.fasta, whole genome shotgun sequence, a single genomic region encodes these proteins:
- the LOC141495134 gene encoding LOW QUALITY PROTEIN: uncharacterized protein LOC141495134 (The sequence of the model RefSeq protein was modified relative to this genomic sequence to represent the inferred CDS: inserted 2 bases in 1 codon; substituted 1 base at 1 genomic stop codon): MVKDLDFMSFEEVCLSFNPQSTLVAIGSMDTTAKLWDIQNGEEVVTLSGHSAEIISLSFNTTGNRIITGSFDHTVSVWDVKTGRKIYTLIGHRAEISSALFNWDCSLILTGSMDKTCMFWDVLNGKCTATLTGHDGEILDICFDYTGQLIATASADGTARVFCATTRKCITKLEGQEGEISKISFNPQGNRLLTGSSDKTARIWDSHTGQCLQILEGHTDEIFXCXFNYKGNIIITGSKDNTCRIWC; the protein is encoded by the exons ATGGTGAAAGACCTTGACTTCATGTCATTTGAGGAG GTGTGCCTATCATTTAACCCTCAAAGTACATTGGTTGCTATTGGAAGTATGGATACTACAGCCAAACTGTGGGATATTCAGAATGGAGAGGAAGTTGTCACATTAAGTGGACATTCAGCTGAAATCATCTCATTGTCATTTAATACCACAGGAAACAGAATTATCACTGGTTCCTTTGATCATACAGTTTCTGTATGGGATGTTAAGACTGGAAGGAAGATATATACTTTAATAGGTCATCGGGCAGAGATCAGTAGTGCTTTGTTCAACTGGGATTGTTCTCTAATTTTAACAGGATCTATGGATAAAACATGTATGTTCTGGGATGTTTTGAATGGGAAATGCACTGCAACCTTAACAGGTCATGATGGTGAAATATTAGATATTTGTTTTGATTATACAGGACAACTTATTGCAACTGCTTCAGCTGATGGGACAGCACGAGTTTTTTGTGCCACTACAAGAAAATGTATTACCAAGTTAGAAGGTCAGGAAGGTGAAATTTCAAAGATTTCCTTCAATCCTCAAGGAAATCGTCTTCTGACAGGCAGCTCTGATAAAACAGCTAGAATATGGGACTCTCACACAGGACAGTGCCTCCAGATTCTAGAAGGCCACACAGATGAAATTTTCTAGTG TTTCAACTATAAAGGCAATATAATCATTACAGGTAGCAAGGATAATACCTGTAGAATATGGTGCTGA